A part of Halobacillus shinanisalinarum genomic DNA contains:
- the katA gene encoding catalase KatA, with protein sequence MTDHNRKPQLTNSTGAPVGDNQNSITAGSRGPTLIQDVHLLEKLAHFNRERVPERVVHAKGAGAHGYFEVTGDVTDYTKAKFLDEVGKRTPMFARFSTVAGEKGSADSVRDPRGFALKFYTEDGNYDLVGNNTPVFFIRDAIKFPDFIHTQKRNPATNLKDPNAVWDFFSLSPESLHQVTILHSDRGIPATFRHMDGFSSHTFKWTNGEGESVWVKYHFKTEQGIKNIDEATGTRLAGENPDFHTQDLYAAIDNEEYPAWKVYVQIMPLEDADTYRFDPFDVTKVWSHKDYPLVEVGRMVLDQNPKNFFAEVEQATFSPGALVPGVDVSPDKMLQGRLFAYSDAHRYRVGANHEALPINRPRAQVNNYQRDGFMRFDDNGGGQPNYEPNSLGGPEEQTDSKQAAYEVSGLADSVSYDHHDHYTQAGDLYRLLSEDERTRLVENIVGSMKPVERDEVKLRQIEHFYKADPEYGTRVAEGLGLHVPQEA encoded by the coding sequence ATGACAGACCACAATCGTAAACCACAGTTAACAAACAGTACCGGCGCTCCCGTCGGTGACAACCAGAATTCAATTACAGCAGGGTCCAGAGGGCCTACTTTAATACAAGATGTACATTTGTTAGAAAAATTAGCTCACTTTAACCGTGAACGTGTTCCTGAACGTGTTGTACACGCAAAAGGTGCAGGAGCTCATGGCTATTTTGAAGTGACGGGTGATGTTACTGACTACACGAAAGCGAAATTTTTGGACGAGGTTGGTAAACGCACTCCAATGTTCGCTCGATTTTCGACAGTCGCCGGAGAAAAGGGCTCAGCTGACTCTGTGCGCGACCCTCGTGGATTTGCGTTGAAGTTCTATACTGAGGATGGAAACTATGACTTGGTAGGGAACAATACTCCCGTCTTTTTCATAAGAGATGCTATTAAATTCCCAGACTTTATTCACACGCAAAAGAGAAACCCAGCTACGAATTTGAAGGATCCTAATGCGGTATGGGATTTCTTCTCGCTTTCACCTGAGTCGTTGCATCAGGTAACGATTCTTCATTCTGACCGTGGAATTCCTGCTACTTTTCGCCATATGGATGGATTCAGCAGCCATACGTTTAAATGGACGAATGGTGAAGGTGAATCTGTCTGGGTGAAATATCACTTTAAAACGGAGCAAGGGATTAAAAATATTGATGAAGCTACAGGTACACGTTTAGCTGGGGAAAATCCTGATTTCCATACACAGGATCTGTATGCGGCGATCGACAATGAGGAGTATCCTGCTTGGAAGGTCTATGTGCAAATTATGCCACTTGAAGATGCGGATACGTACCGCTTTGATCCATTCGATGTGACTAAAGTTTGGTCACATAAGGATTATCCTCTTGTTGAGGTTGGCCGTATGGTGCTTGATCAAAATCCGAAGAATTTCTTTGCTGAGGTAGAGCAGGCGACGTTCTCCCCAGGTGCACTTGTTCCTGGAGTTGATGTGTCCCCTGATAAGATGCTGCAAGGTCGTTTGTTCGCTTATTCTGATGCACATCGTTATCGTGTTGGGGCAAATCATGAAGCACTTCCTATCAACCGTCCCCGTGCTCAAGTGAATAACTATCAGCGTGATGGTTTTATGCGCTTTGACGATAATGGCGGCGGGCAGCCGAATTATGAGCCGAACAGTCTTGGCGGCCCCGAGGAACAAACGGACAGCAAACAAGCAGCTTATGAAGTGTCTGGACTTGCCGACAGTGTTAGCTATGATCATCATGACCACTACACGCAAGCTGGTGATCTGTACCGTTTGTTGAGTGAAGATGAACGCACCCGTCTAGTTGAAAATATTGTTGGTTCTATGAAGCCTGTGGAAAGAGATGAAGTCAAACTTCGTCAAATCGAACATTTCTATAAAGCAGACCCAGAATACGGCACACGCGTAGCCGAAGGCCTTGGCCTGCACGTTCCACAAGAAGCTTAA
- a CDS encoding DinB family protein — MNLYCQSAFHQLEVVIASLSEIIGQLKDEDLSFRPTQEKFSIGETLEHLAIIPAADGKALEEATEKDMIAFYSSVTLTTTSEISETLYEHFALLKTQFENYTEQHLFTETTSWWG, encoded by the coding sequence ATGAACCTATATTGTCAAAGTGCCTTTCACCAGCTGGAGGTAGTCATCGCATCACTTTCTGAAATTATTGGACAGTTGAAAGATGAAGACTTATCTTTTCGCCCGACACAAGAGAAGTTCTCGATCGGGGAAACCCTTGAACACTTAGCCATTATCCCAGCCGCGGATGGCAAAGCACTTGAAGAAGCCACCGAAAAAGACATGATTGCTTTTTACAGTTCGGTTACGTTAACGACAACTTCAGAAATATCAGAAACCCTATACGAGCATTTCGCTTTATTAAAAACTCAATTCGAGAATTACACAGAGCAACACCTGTTCACAGAAACTACCTCATGGTGGGGGTAA
- a CDS encoding AimR family lysis-lysogeny pheromone receptor has protein sequence MVRHKVIEPSRLSEAQMNEVSTIYQIYHDQLRHTSSKKAAKATMHYCLSGAHVKTEDQLASYEFLYMNDYFWELDTALSTQHDGSEIPLLYRVLLTRYSKPLTTEDLKWLQTLSFSHPSLKCLHLFTLVYAYYDIKQYTGLDKYVDECYDALLHVNEPLFYYYMKLRFDELLFQHYWKTNNLLLAKKYIYKVLNTDLSPRKLSSMNHNLALCHLYEDYDLAIGYACTGLGIARENNLVKAIKSIQNYTIPFISAFHKRTQNITTPDKVEMAHLAIAKGDSKTGEAILSRLSSLTPFQECYLGLATSDRAMLNRAHNRFIKEYGDHFFAQLPLYYLERINNN, from the coding sequence ATGGTACGTCATAAGGTTATTGAACCTAGTAGATTAAGCGAAGCCCAAATGAATGAAGTGTCAACCATTTATCAGATTTATCATGATCAACTTAGACACACTTCTAGCAAAAAGGCTGCTAAAGCTACGATGCATTATTGTCTTTCAGGCGCGCATGTAAAGACAGAGGACCAATTAGCAAGCTATGAATTCTTGTATATGAACGATTATTTTTGGGAACTCGATACTGCCCTTTCTACTCAACATGATGGTTCAGAGATTCCACTACTATATCGCGTTCTATTAACACGTTATTCTAAGCCTTTGACTACTGAAGATCTAAAATGGTTACAAACCTTATCGTTCAGCCACCCTTCACTAAAATGCCTGCATTTATTTACCCTTGTTTATGCCTACTATGATATAAAGCAATACACAGGGTTAGATAAGTATGTAGATGAGTGCTATGATGCCCTCCTTCATGTTAATGAACCTTTATTCTACTACTATATGAAACTGAGATTTGATGAATTACTTTTTCAGCATTATTGGAAGACTAATAATCTTCTCTTAGCAAAAAAGTATATTTATAAAGTGCTTAATACAGACCTTTCACCAAGGAAACTAAGTAGTATGAATCACAACCTAGCATTATGTCATCTTTACGAAGACTATGATTTAGCTATTGGCTATGCTTGTACAGGACTCGGCATTGCCAGGGAGAATAACTTAGTCAAGGCGATCAAATCTATTCAAAATTACACGATTCCTTTCATTTCAGCTTTCCATAAGAGAACACAGAATATAACAACACCTGATAAAGTTGAAATGGCTCATTTAGCTATTGCTAAAGGCGATTCAAAAACGGGAGAAGCCATTCTTTCAAGGTTATCCTCATTAACCCCGTTCCAAGAATGTTATTTAGGCTTAGCGACAAGTGATCGAGCTATGCTGAACCGGGCACATAATCGCTTTATTAAAGAATATGGTGATCACTTTTTTGCCCAGCTACCCCTTTACTACTTGGAGCGAATCAATAATAATTAG
- a CDS encoding class I SAM-dependent methyltransferase yields the protein MLELKTTLPSLIRPYSEADIGKTVKHPSYRADLRKFSEKEYNKFVTLNTVRDWSQISWKDVGRPYEVKSYAKDRTDWEEKHKMEMDPHTSWTFFNKAFHEWFMKDVPEETDTAKKEFINSLRTFNTGEVKQALGSIVQLQLWNYVHRIQDGVWDPRGKRALFEGLDVQKPRILFLGAAEGYEAMQLGAMYPGAEIVMVDYDEYCRTNRFPDFPEHYPFLGENPSTGQHKVFYKNDFQIEYIVDDIRNLDFGREFDIVLSVGLLEHFPDEYKHEVADWHRRFLKKGGYAVMTTPRKQIRSKIYYRIMADVMNHTYRELMTVKQMGLYMYESGFDILKHGYIKVHNGLVCRPR from the coding sequence TTGTTAGAATTGAAAACGACCTTACCCAGTCTCATCCGTCCTTATTCCGAAGCTGATATAGGCAAGACAGTCAAACATCCATCCTATCGCGCTGACTTGCGTAAATTTTCCGAAAAAGAGTATAACAAATTTGTTACTTTAAACACGGTAAGGGACTGGTCACAAATTAGTTGGAAGGATGTGGGCAGACCTTATGAGGTAAAATCCTATGCTAAAGACCGGACAGATTGGGAAGAGAAACATAAAATGGAAATGGACCCCCATACATCCTGGACCTTTTTCAACAAGGCATTTCACGAATGGTTTATGAAGGATGTACCAGAAGAAACAGATACAGCAAAAAAAGAATTTATCAACAGCTTACGAACATTTAACACAGGGGAAGTCAAACAGGCATTAGGGTCTATCGTACAACTCCAGTTATGGAACTATGTCCATCGCATTCAGGATGGTGTATGGGACCCCCGTGGGAAAAGGGCACTCTTTGAGGGCTTGGATGTTCAAAAACCCCGCATACTATTTCTCGGGGCTGCCGAGGGATATGAAGCCATGCAGTTAGGTGCAATGTATCCTGGTGCCGAAATTGTTATGGTCGATTATGATGAATATTGTAGGACGAATCGATTCCCTGATTTCCCTGAACATTACCCCTTTCTTGGGGAAAATCCTTCTACAGGTCAACACAAAGTATTCTACAAGAACGACTTTCAGATTGAATATATCGTTGATGATATTCGCAACCTTGATTTCGGCCGCGAATTTGATATTGTATTGTCAGTAGGGCTTCTCGAACATTTCCCTGATGAATACAAACACGAAGTTGCTGACTGGCATCGCCGTTTCTTAAAAAAGGGTGGGTACGCTGTTATGACAACCCCTCGTAAACAGATCCGTTCTAAGATTTACTACAGGATTATGGCAGATGTTATGAATCACACTTACCGAGAATTAATGACAGTGAAACAAATGGGATTATATATGTATGAAAGTGGCTTTGATATACTAAAACACGGCTATATTAAAGTTCATAATGGGTTGGTTTGCCGGCCTAGATGA
- a CDS encoding flavodoxin family protein codes for MSKIKAVILNASLKQSDEPSNTAELIKKITDIFTKEKVEYEMVRLADYNIKYGISDNLGKGDEWPEIFRKIKEANILILGTPLWLGEKSSLATLAIERIYGGAGITNDKGQSIYYNKVGGVVVTGNEDGAKTAARSVLYALSHVGFVIPPNVDTYWLGEAGPGPSYMEADGGTNEFTDSHATMEAYNLIHLARMLKDHPIPPQGNVVDS; via the coding sequence ATGAGTAAAATTAAAGCAGTTATTTTAAATGCTTCACTTAAACAAAGTGATGAGCCATCTAATACTGCAGAATTAATAAAAAAAATCACGGATATCTTTACAAAAGAAAAGGTCGAATATGAAATGGTGCGGCTCGCTGACTATAACATCAAGTATGGAATAAGTGATAATTTAGGGAAGGGAGACGAGTGGCCGGAAATTTTTCGAAAGATTAAAGAGGCGAATATCCTTATTTTAGGTACTCCGTTATGGTTGGGTGAGAAAAGTAGTTTAGCTACACTAGCCATTGAGCGAATCTACGGAGGGGCGGGAATAACTAATGACAAAGGGCAGTCAATCTATTACAACAAGGTTGGTGGTGTTGTCGTAACAGGTAATGAGGATGGAGCAAAGACGGCGGCTCGTTCCGTGCTTTATGCTCTATCCCATGTAGGATTTGTCATTCCACCAAATGTGGATACGTATTGGCTTGGGGAGGCTGGACCAGGACCATCCTATATGGAGGCAGATGGTGGAACAAACGAATTTACCGACAGCCATGCGACAATGGAAGCTTACAACCTGATTCATTTAGCCAGAATGCTTAAGGATCATCCGATTCCCCCACAAGGGAATGTAGTGGATAGCTGA
- a CDS encoding UDP-N-acetylmuramoyl-L-alanyl-D-glutamate--2,6-diaminopimelate ligase, whose amino-acid sequence MTKTTIHFTHCLKECSLEGPSEQKVSSIIYDSREALDGAVFVCIKGTHHDGHLYIEQALTYGAKAIVGTNSALLHSYARLHSDVSFITVNDSKEALALLSTAFYNHPAQSLSTVGVTGTNGKTTVTSFIYSMLNCLSYRTGSIGTAGIWTDQERTNFKQTVPTTPESPDIHYVLDHFQKVGIQGVVLESTSIALEQKRLAGINFNVAVHTNLTPEHLEFHETMQDYRKAKLKLFKQAEYAVVNIDDPGMAREIVETFNGPLLTYGTEKEADFGADDIRVSVHGSTFTLHACGEIHSVSVPVHGKYNVSNILAAMAACYQLGFSLKHILSVVTKVKSPEGRFQIVNNDAPFQIVLDYAHTPDALSHVLQAVRQVPYNKLIVMITGIGLRDPGKRPQMAKEVEGIADEVIVSVDQPGFADRQEVINDVLQGFTNPNSNHIHSLLHREQAIHYAFDLASDGDLVLLTGIGFGGYQIIGDEKVPYSEHEVIKQYFSSNESLIQSV is encoded by the coding sequence ATGACCAAGACAACTATACATTTTACTCACTGCTTGAAGGAATGCAGCCTTGAAGGTCCTTCCGAACAGAAGGTCAGCTCAATTATATACGATTCAAGGGAAGCTTTGGATGGAGCAGTATTTGTTTGTATAAAAGGTACACACCATGATGGTCACCTCTACATTGAACAAGCTCTAACCTATGGGGCTAAGGCGATTGTCGGAACAAATTCCGCACTCTTACACAGCTATGCTCGCCTCCACAGTGATGTGAGCTTTATTACTGTGAACGACAGTAAGGAAGCGCTAGCTTTGTTATCCACTGCCTTTTACAATCACCCTGCCCAATCCTTATCTACTGTAGGCGTAACTGGAACGAACGGGAAAACCACTGTCACCTCCTTTATATATTCCATGCTCAACTGCTTATCTTACCGAACGGGTTCAATAGGAACGGCAGGAATATGGACCGATCAAGAGCGGACTAATTTCAAACAAACCGTTCCTACAACACCTGAATCCCCAGACATTCACTATGTTCTTGATCATTTTCAAAAAGTGGGGATTCAAGGAGTCGTTCTCGAGTCAACTTCGATAGCTCTTGAGCAAAAGAGACTGGCTGGTATCAACTTTAATGTTGCTGTTCACACTAATTTGACACCTGAGCACCTGGAGTTTCATGAAACAATGCAAGATTATAGGAAGGCTAAGCTTAAGCTTTTCAAACAAGCTGAATACGCTGTTGTTAATATAGATGATCCCGGTATGGCAAGGGAAATCGTTGAAACATTCAATGGTCCACTTCTCACATATGGGACCGAGAAGGAAGCCGACTTCGGGGCAGATGATATACGCGTTTCTGTGCATGGGTCGACATTCACCTTACATGCGTGTGGGGAAATTCACTCCGTCAGCGTCCCGGTTCATGGGAAATACAATGTATCTAATATATTAGCGGCAATGGCAGCATGCTATCAATTAGGCTTTTCACTTAAGCATATTCTCTCGGTTGTAACAAAAGTTAAAAGTCCGGAGGGGCGCTTTCAAATCGTGAACAACGATGCCCCTTTTCAAATTGTCCTCGACTACGCCCATACGCCGGATGCTCTCTCACATGTGCTGCAAGCTGTGCGGCAAGTCCCTTATAATAAACTGATTGTGATGATCACGGGGATTGGGTTGCGTGATCCTGGCAAGCGTCCGCAAATGGCTAAGGAAGTAGAGGGAATAGCAGATGAGGTTATCGTAAGTGTCGATCAACCCGGATTCGCGGACCGCCAAGAAGTGATTAACGATGTATTACAAGGCTTTACTAATCCAAACTCAAATCACATCCATTCACTACTTCATCGCGAGCAAGCTATACACTATGCCTTTGACTTAGCGAGCGACGGCGACCTGGTTTTACTTACAGGGATAGGTTTTGGCGGCTATCAAATTATTGGGGATGAAAAGGTTCCCTATTCAGAGCATGAAGTGATTAAGCAATACTTTTCCAGCAATGAATCTCTAATACAGTCTGTTTAA
- a CDS encoding NADPH-dependent FMN reductase, with the protein MKVAALVGSIRKDSYNMKLTNFIQERYKDCLNITIVPIRDLAHYDQDIEHEVPNSVQRFKDELSDADAFLIVTPEFNHSIPGVLKNALDWLSRGKREMAGKPTFIAGASMGILGTVRAQMQLRQILNAPGMGANVLPGNEILIGSVQHKVNDHGLLNDQSTIEFIDGVIDQFMLFAEAELVKP; encoded by the coding sequence ATTAAAGTCGCCGCCCTTGTTGGGAGCATACGAAAGGACTCATATAATATGAAGTTGACTAACTTCATTCAAGAGAGATACAAGGATTGTTTAAATATTACTATCGTGCCCATTCGTGATCTTGCACATTATGACCAAGATATTGAGCATGAAGTACCGAACTCTGTACAACGCTTTAAAGATGAACTGAGCGATGCAGATGCTTTTCTTATTGTTACACCTGAATTCAACCATTCGATACCTGGCGTATTGAAGAATGCTTTGGACTGGCTGTCTCGTGGAAAACGTGAAATGGCCGGCAAACCTACCTTTATTGCTGGTGCCTCAATGGGGATACTTGGAACAGTAAGAGCACAGATGCAGCTCCGTCAAATTCTTAACGCGCCCGGTATGGGAGCAAACGTTTTGCCTGGAAATGAAATTCTAATTGGTTCTGTTCAACATAAAGTCAATGATCATGGTTTGCTCAATGACCAGAGTACAATTGAGTTCATTGACGGAGTCATTGACCAATTTATGCTCTTTGCGGAAGCAGAGCTCGTCAAGCCCTAA
- a CDS encoding thiazole biosynthesis adenylyltransferase ThiF, with the protein MSQDRYSRQKLFTPIGEVGQQMLIQKHVLIIGAGALGTSSAEQLVRAGIGNLTIVDRDYVEMSNLQRQQLFSEKDAQERMPKAIAAKERLQQINSEVYIEAHIMDVQREELEELCQQVNLVLDATDNFETRMMINDVSQMYNVPWIYGGCVGSYGISYTIIPGETPCLHCLLESVPLGGATCDTVGVISPAVQMVTAHQVTEALKILVEDYESLHRKLVSFDLWNNQYTAIKMANVKKPDCPSCGEQPSYPFLSPENQMKTAVLCGRDTVQIRPASKQKRDLEALRENLHEGEVMQNPFLLSYQTDEHRMIFFQDGRVLIHGTKNVTEARRLYHKILG; encoded by the coding sequence TTGAGTCAAGATCGCTATTCACGACAAAAATTGTTCACACCTATCGGAGAGGTTGGGCAACAGATGTTAATCCAAAAACACGTTTTGATTATCGGAGCTGGCGCTTTAGGGACAAGTAGTGCGGAACAGCTGGTTCGAGCCGGAATCGGAAATTTAACCATCGTGGACCGTGATTATGTTGAAATGAGCAACCTTCAAAGACAACAGCTTTTTTCGGAAAAAGATGCACAGGAAAGAATGCCAAAAGCGATTGCTGCTAAAGAACGGCTCCAGCAAATCAATTCAGAAGTTTACATAGAGGCACACATTATGGATGTACAGCGAGAGGAGTTAGAAGAACTTTGCCAACAAGTAAATCTTGTTCTGGATGCGACAGATAACTTCGAAACAAGAATGATGATCAATGATGTTTCGCAAATGTATAATGTTCCGTGGATTTATGGAGGGTGTGTAGGGAGTTATGGAATTAGTTATACGATTATACCCGGGGAGACGCCGTGTCTACATTGCTTATTAGAATCGGTGCCCCTGGGTGGAGCTACGTGTGACACGGTCGGGGTAATCAGTCCTGCGGTTCAAATGGTTACAGCCCATCAAGTGACAGAGGCTTTGAAGATTCTCGTGGAGGATTACGAATCGCTGCATCGTAAGTTGGTATCCTTCGACCTGTGGAACAATCAATACACAGCAATCAAAATGGCTAACGTTAAGAAGCCGGATTGTCCATCTTGTGGAGAGCAGCCAAGCTATCCTTTCTTATCACCTGAGAATCAAATGAAAACAGCAGTGCTATGCGGACGGGATACAGTCCAGATCCGCCCGGCCTCAAAACAAAAACGGGACCTTGAGGCGTTAAGGGAAAATCTCCATGAAGGAGAGGTTATGCAAAACCCATTCTTATTATCTTATCAAACCGATGAACATCGAATGATCTTTTTTCAGGATGGACGTGTACTTATCCATGGGACTAAAAATGTTACAGAAGCTCGCCGTCTCTATCATAAGATTTTAGGTTGA
- a CDS encoding AI-2E family transporter: MDKWDSTPIIRFFGGRNLLYILAVILFVGINILVYTEVSFIFGPFIVFLETIALPVILTVVAYYLLRPIIGLLQQFGIKRIWGILITLVLVAGMITLLVILIIPFLEKQFMSLAEELPQYLMEMADSIDQWLRNSMFAGYYDNLFKDVGGLVEQLPEDLSSYASSTIEGITNIISTLTSVIIAIVTLPFILFYLLKDGEQLPNMFLKIMPPKVRPEVSRVFKGIDHQLSAYIQGQIIVSFCIGVMMYIGFVIIGLDYALLLAAIASVTSVVPYLGPTIAIMPALVIAIVTSPFMVLKLAFVWTAVQLLEGKFISPQIMGKSLHIHPVTIIFVLLTAGHLFGVVGIILAIPGYAILKVLVVHLFYWYQLRYNRHVEEKHQYKLPK, from the coding sequence ATGGATAAATGGGATTCAACACCGATCATTCGCTTTTTCGGCGGACGTAATTTGTTATACATACTTGCAGTTATCCTGTTCGTGGGTATCAATATATTAGTCTATACAGAAGTGTCCTTTATATTTGGTCCGTTTATTGTGTTTTTGGAAACCATTGCTTTACCAGTAATCTTAACTGTAGTGGCTTATTACCTATTGAGACCGATTATTGGACTGCTGCAGCAATTTGGCATCAAGCGTATATGGGGCATTTTGATTACACTTGTACTCGTAGCAGGAATGATTACATTACTAGTGATCCTCATTATTCCGTTTTTGGAAAAACAGTTTATGAGTCTTGCGGAGGAGCTTCCTCAATATTTAATGGAAATGGCTGACTCTATTGACCAATGGTTAAGAAATTCTATGTTTGCTGGATACTATGATAACCTATTTAAAGATGTTGGTGGATTAGTCGAACAATTGCCGGAGGATCTTTCTTCCTATGCATCGTCCACAATTGAAGGGATTACCAATATCATCTCTACTTTGACAAGTGTCATCATTGCGATCGTGACGCTGCCATTTATTCTGTTCTACCTTCTAAAGGATGGAGAACAACTGCCAAATATGTTTCTTAAAATTATGCCACCTAAGGTAAGACCAGAAGTATCTAGGGTGTTCAAGGGGATCGACCATCAGCTCAGTGCCTATATTCAAGGACAGATTATTGTAAGCTTCTGTATTGGAGTCATGATGTACATTGGATTTGTCATTATTGGCCTTGATTACGCATTGCTCCTGGCAGCTATTGCTAGTGTGACAAGCGTCGTGCCATACCTTGGACCAACGATTGCAATTATGCCAGCCTTAGTAATTGCGATCGTAACCTCACCATTTATGGTGTTAAAGCTTGCTTTTGTTTGGACGGCTGTGCAGCTTTTAGAAGGTAAATTTATTTCCCCTCAAATTATGGGTAAAAGCTTACACATACACCCTGTTACGATTATCTTTGTTTTATTAACAGCGGGACATTTATTCGGGGTGGTTGGGATAATTCTGGCTATTCCAGGCTATGCGATTCTTAAAGTGCTCGTCGTTCATTTATTCTACTGGTATCAGCTTAGATACAACCGTCATGTAGAAGAAAAACATCAATATAAACTACCAAAATAA
- a CDS encoding GNAT family N-acetyltransferase encodes MISILNHEDAQTARQIRSIQLPAYQVEAGILQTDRIPRLYDSIEDIQSCEETFVGFFRGDVLVGFISYKRKANLVDIHRLVVFPPYFRQGIAKSLLTSLLDILPSSTFKVSTGKNNMAAQRLYHSLGFQKESDSEAEPGLWLTHFKRTPKL; translated from the coding sequence ATGATTTCGATATTAAACCATGAAGATGCACAGACTGCGCGCCAAATTAGAAGCATTCAACTTCCTGCCTATCAAGTGGAGGCAGGCATCCTGCAAACCGATCGTATTCCGAGACTCTATGATTCTATTGAGGATATACAATCATGCGAGGAAACATTTGTCGGATTTTTCCGAGGAGATGTACTTGTAGGCTTTATTTCATATAAAAGGAAAGCAAATTTGGTAGATATCCACCGGCTTGTTGTCTTCCCTCCCTATTTTAGGCAAGGTATCGCGAAATCATTGCTTACTTCATTGTTAGATATACTCCCCTCCTCAACATTTAAAGTCAGTACAGGTAAGAACAATATGGCCGCACAAAGGCTCTACCATAGCCTGGGGTTCCAGAAAGAGAGCGACTCAGAAGCAGAACCTGGCCTATGGCTCACCCACTTTAAACGAACACCAAAATTGTAA
- a CDS encoding YeiH family protein translates to MFGFNDANARKPLLLGIGFTFLLALAGYGIALLPGLSQVGPLASSILIAVLYRHFFGYPEAIHSGIQFSAKKLLRFAIILFGLKLNINVVMDEGVPLLLRGLLVIFFAIGVMMLLAYLFKADPSISLLIGVGTGICGASAIAAVSPILKAKEEDTAISVGIISFIGTVFALVYTVIRPFLPIDAEAYGMWAGLGLHEIANVVLAGEPAGEDGLAMALLAKLGRVFLLVPLSIILIWFMKRKGNGETDNQVSFPWFLVGFIIMSVLGSYVLGPYIPAPQPVMDTVGTITSFTLTMAMVGLGVNINLHDLRSKALKPIFAVVITSILLSIMTYVIV, encoded by the coding sequence ATGTTTGGATTTAACGATGCAAATGCGAGAAAACCGCTGTTGTTGGGAATCGGTTTTACTTTTCTTCTTGCGTTGGCTGGCTATGGAATTGCCCTCCTACCAGGATTAAGCCAAGTCGGTCCGCTTGCCTCATCGATATTGATCGCCGTGCTGTACCGGCATTTCTTTGGCTACCCGGAAGCGATTCATTCAGGGATTCAATTCTCCGCTAAAAAATTGTTACGTTTTGCTATCATATTATTTGGTTTGAAACTTAATATAAACGTTGTCATGGATGAAGGTGTGCCATTGCTTCTAAGAGGTCTTCTCGTCATCTTTTTTGCCATCGGTGTCATGATGCTTCTCGCATACTTGTTTAAAGCCGATCCGTCCATTTCCTTACTCATTGGCGTCGGTACAGGAATATGCGGGGCTTCAGCCATAGCTGCTGTTTCACCTATTTTGAAAGCAAAGGAAGAAGACACGGCCATTAGCGTAGGGATCATCTCATTCATTGGAACTGTTTTTGCCTTAGTCTACACAGTGATTAGACCTTTTCTTCCAATCGATGCAGAGGCTTACGGAATGTGGGCGGGGCTCGGACTCCATGAGATAGCAAACGTAGTACTGGCTGGGGAACCTGCGGGGGAGGATGGATTGGCTATGGCCCTGCTTGCTAAGCTTGGGCGTGTATTCTTGCTCGTACCTTTAAGTATAATTCTCATTTGGTTTATGAAGAGAAAGGGGAATGGGGAAACAGATAATCAAGTATCCTTCCCTTGGTTTTTGGTGGGCTTTATTATCATGAGTGTGTTAGGAAGCTATGTGCTTGGCCCTTATATTCCTGCACCTCAGCCTGTTATGGATACTGTCGGAACCATCACCTCCTTTACCTTAACGATGGCGATGGTTGGGCTCGGAGTAAATATAAATCTCCATGACTTACGCAGCAAGGCCTTAAAACCGATCTTTGCGGTTGTGATCACTTCGATCCTTTTATCTATCATGACTTATGTAATAGTGTAG